The following proteins come from a genomic window of Accipiter gentilis chromosome 2, bAccGen1.1, whole genome shotgun sequence:
- the FSBP gene encoding fibrinogen silencer-binding protein, producing the protein MVGKARSSNFTLSEKLDLLKLVKPYVKILEEHTNKHSVIVEKNKCWDIIADNYNAIGVDRPPRTAQGLRTLYKRLKEYAKQELLQQKETHSDCKSSISEPTKKVVEMIPQISNVCLRDRSGVQSASIDKETIAGTSSPQAMLDHHPATVMMELQSEEDVKPPPSLIIDSQQNENLEQEEEHQLVHIMERSPSTSVSSVDMRVMMSPSPVPRRDEFFRLEVGERFRPMCGYDPQMLQMLKEEHQIILENQRKIGLYVQEKRDGLKRKQQLEEELLRTKIKVEKLKAIRLRRDLPEYSNI; encoded by the exons ATGGTTGGGAAGGCCAGATCTTCTAATTTTACCTTATCTGAAAAGCTCGATTTGCTAAAACTCGTGAAGCCATACGTTAAAATTCTCGAGGAACATACCAATAAGCATTCTGTAatagtggaaaaaaacaaatgctggGATATCATAGCTGATAACTACAATGCCATCGGAGTAGATCGCCCTCCTCGCACTGCACAGGGCCTGCGCACGCTGTACAAGAGGCTCAAAGAATATGCCAAACAGGAGCTATTGCAGCAAAAGGAGACTCACTCAGATTGTAAAAGCAGCATTTCCGAGCCAACCAAGAAAGTTGTGGAGATGATTCCACAGATTTCCAATGTGTGTTTAAGAGACAGGAGCGGTGTTCAAAG TGCTAGTATCGATAAAGAAACAATTGCTGGTACCAGTTCACCACAGGCAATGTTGGATCACCATCCTGCGACAGTCATGATGGAGTTGCAGTCGGAAGAGGATGTCAAACCTCCTCCTTCTTTGATTATAGACTCACAGCAAAATGAGAACTTAGAACAAGAGGAAGAACACCAGCTGGTACATATTATGGAAAGGTCTCCTTCAACATCAGTATCTTCAGTTGATATGAGAGTGATGATGTCTCCCTCTCCTGTACCAAGAAGAGATGAGTTTTTTAGGCTTGAGGTTGGAGAACGCTTTAGACCAATGTGTGGTTATGACCCACAGATGTTACAAATGCTGAAAGAAGAGCATCAAATAATAttagaaaatcagagaaaaattgGTCTTTATGTCCAAGAAAAAAGGGATGgtttgaaaagaaagcagcaactggAAGAAGAACTGTTGCGAACAAAAATCAAAGTAGAGAAGCTGAAGGCAATACGACTACGCCGTGATCTGCCAGAATACAGcaatatctaa